Proteins found in one Aspergillus chevalieri M1 DNA, chromosome 2, nearly complete sequence genomic segment:
- a CDS encoding uncharacterized protein (COG:S;~EggNog:ENOG410PYAH) — translation MARQWKVSVLALHGASNTIYANGYMQARVYVEIKAVDSVDNLVYLTPEELKTIQLIDYHTGETLGPDLIYTDRENEFNHSVDPVAISATIANESTEHPASQEKLYWVSAKKVDRRDIGACIKQPDGTTISTQRGTDYDSHDTIIATNPYRYTMDSIATVEKRYTEEGIWKVNFQHALREDHKWKQENFFITSKRHPFKKAEIHECYSDDPETLHNCFCLRYQEKDALRLYYIWDYATEDTKHVGLHKREAKPFWFVDNDATAQIRISQKPEALCLTRMVFVTADLTDLHNIIKNEEPWQRNAWFRFFDVYGNWGDFYVKPSDLGDDFVVSDKN, via the coding sequence ATGGCTCGGCAATGGAAAGTATCGGTCTTAGCCCTACATGGAGCATCCAATACAATCTATGCAAACGGTTACATGCAAGCCCGTGTTTACGTCGAAATCAAAGCAGTCGATTCAGTCGACAATCTAGTTTATTTGACGCCCGAGGAGCTTAAAACAATTCAATTGATCGATTATCATACCGGCGAAACACTGGGCCCTGATTTGATTTACACCGATCGGGAAAACGAATTCAACCACAGTGTTGATCCAGTTGCAATATCCGCGACTATCGCGAATGAATCCACCGAGCATCCGGCAAGCCAGGAAAAACTCTACTGGGTTTCGGCCAAAAAGGTTGACCGCAGGGACATTGGAGCATGTATTAAACAGCCCGATGGGACGACAATCTCAACACAACGAGGCACGGACTATGATTCCCATGATACAATCATAGCCACAAATCCCTACAGGTATACCATGGATAGTATTGCTACCGTGGAAAAAAGGTATACTGAAGAAGGGATTTGGAAAGTAAATTTTCAACATGCGCTTCGCGAGGACCATAAATGGAAGCAGGAGAACTTTTTCATTACGTCAAAGCGCCATCCATTCAAAAAGGCCGAAATACACGAGTGCTACAGCGATGATCCAGAAACATTACACAATTGCTTCTGCTTGAGATATCAGGAAAAAGATGCCCTCAGATTGTACTACATTTGGGATTATGCTACGGAAGATACAAAGCATGTCGGTCTTCACAAAAGAGAGGCTAAGCCCTTCTGGTTCGTTGATAACGATGCCACTGCTCAAATCCGCATCAGCCAGAAGCCTGAGGCTCTCTGTCTGACACGCATGGTCTTTGTTACCGCCGACCTTACCGATTTACATAACATTATAAAGAACGAGGAACCATGGCAACGCAATGCTTGGTTTCGATTCTTTGATGTATATGGAAACTGGGGAGACTTCTATGTGAAACCTTCAGATCTGGGTGATGATTTTGTTGTGAGCGATAAAAATTAA
- a CDS encoding uncharacterized protein (COG:L;~EggNog:ENOG410PIMX;~InterPro:IPR027417,IPR041677,IPR041679;~PFAM:PF13087;~go_function: GO:0004386 - helicase activity [Evidence IEA]) yields MKEEMHQEVMNLASSHSKAKAELDNIRDEVRLRCLNEADIIGLTTTGLAQNLNMLQRLQSKVVLCEEAGEVLESHLLTAFLPSIEHAILIGDHLQLRPQVQNYELSRENHRGGAKYSLDVSLFERLVETESTMSSGLPFSTLETQRRMHPSIAQLVRDTLYPQLIDAPSTLQYSEVAGMRKRLFWLDHRMFENDASSANAMSTSHWNDYEITMAAALVNHLVQQGKYKKRRYRSPNSVSRPAPSTSPEA; encoded by the coding sequence ATGAAAGAAGAGATGCATCAAGAAGTCATGAATTTGGCCTCGTCCCACTCTAAGGCCAAAGCTGAGCTTGATAATATCCGTGACGAAGTGCGCCTGCGATGTCTGAACGAAGCGGACATCATAGGTCTTACCACCACAGGACTTGCTCAGAACCTGAATATGCTCCAACGTCTCCAGTCCAAGGTTGTTCTGTGCGAGGAAGCTGGTGAAGTCCTTGAATCTCATCTCCTTACAGCCTTCTTGCCATCAATTGAGCATGCTATTCTTATCGGTGATCATCTCCAGCTTCGTCCCCAGGTGCAAAACTACGAGTTGTCACGAGAGAATCATCGTGGGGGTGCTAAGTACTCTTTGGATGTGTCTTTATTCGAACGACTTGTCGAAACGGAGAGTACCATGAGCTCTGGCCTCCCATTCAGCACATTGGAAACCCAGCGTCGGATGCATCCATCCATCGCACAACTGGTCCGCGATACATTATATCCACAGCTCATTGACGCTCCATCCACCCTACAATATTCAGAAGTAGCTGGGATGAGAAAGAGACTATTCTGGCTTGACCATCGCATGTTCGAAAATGACGCCTCGAGCGCAAATGCCATGTCAACTTCCCACTGGAACGATTACGAGATTACGATGGCAGCAGCACTAGTTAACCATCTCGTCCAACAAGGCAAATACAAAAAACGGCGATATCGCAGTCCTAACTCCGTATCTCGGCCAGCTCCATCGACTTCGCCAGAGGCTTAA